In a single window of the Lynx canadensis isolate LIC74 chromosome E2, mLynCan4.pri.v2, whole genome shotgun sequence genome:
- the ANKRD11 gene encoding ankyrin repeat domain-containing protein 11 isoform X9: MPKGGCSRTPQHEDFSLSNDMVEKQTGKKDKDKVSLTKTPKLDRSDGGKEVRERATKRKLPFTVGANGEQKDSDTEKQGPERKRIKKEPVTRKAGLLFGMGLSGIRAGYPLSERQQVALLMQMTAEESANSPDTTPKHPSQSTVCQKGTPNSASKTKDKVNKRNERGETRLHRAAIRGDARRIKELIGEGADVNVKDFAGWTALHEACNRGYYDVAKQLLAAGAEVNTKGLDDDTPLHDAANNGHYKVVKLLLRYGGNPQQSNRKGETPLKVANSPTMVNLLLGKGTYTSSEESSTAESSEEEDAPSFAPSSSVDGNNTDSEFEKGLKHKAKNPEPQKTVTPVKDEYEFDEDDEQDRVPPVDDKHLLKKDYRKETKSNSFISIPKMEVKSYTKNNTIAPKKAAHRILSDTSDEEDVGVTVGTGEKLRLSAHAILPGNKTREPSNSKQQKEKNKVKKKRKKETKGKEVRFGKRNDKFCSSESESESSESGEDDGDSVGSSGCLKESPLVLKDPSLFSSLSASSTSSHGSSAAQKHNPGHADQHARHWRTDNWKSISSPAWSEVSSLSDSTRTRLTSESDCSSEGSSVESLKPVRKKPEHRKRGGLQSTLSEKKNSFHASVDGAIPKLDKEGKVVKKHKTKHKHKNKEKGLCSVGQELKLKSFTYEYEDSKQRPEKAILLDGDVPSEGKLKALKHDRDHFRKDERLGKVKSEDREWLFKEEVVKVSKDEKALKRIKDVSRSFREDKDRGSKAEKEKLVKEKSPKEERLRLYKEERKKKSKDRPAKLEKKNDCKEDRIPKEKEKAFKEEKDKLKKEKVYREDSSAFDEYCNKSQFLENEDTKFSLSDDQQDRWFSDLSDSSFDFKGDDSWDSPVTDYRDVKSDPVARLILETVKEDSKEKKREGKGREKRDYGDRRSDRDAFFRKKDRDCRDKSSERRKDQADKHKGVPGCLPDKDKKRRESAEGGRDRKDALEAAKERKDGRPKPEEAHREEPKELAGEAGFKDRPDCDFGKGPEPWERLHAARDKEKKERGKLEKYKDKSGDRDKSEKSVLEKCQKDKEFDKCFKEKKDPKEKHKDKERKASLDQVKEKREKNFPGLLSEDFPEKKDEKKGKEKSWYIADIFTDESEDEKDEFAASGLRLGDAGDAPRADGPQDTDRHRKHSADRQHAEKQKDRELREKKKEKGAAEGAKDKKEKVLEKHKDKKDKEGADKYKDRKDRTSADPTQEKKNKQKPPEKLERKPSAEDKARSRHRERPDREHCRDRKVSRSAEAEKSLLERLEEEALHAYREDSNDKASEVSSDSFTDRGQEPGLSALLEVSFTEPPEEKVKERERHRHSSSSSKKSHDRERVRKDKCEKRDKSDDYKDTGSRKDPGQYDKDFSDADAYGIPYGAKADVEDELDKTIELFAAEKKDKNDSEREPSKKADKELKPYGCGAAGALKDKRRRERHRERWRDEREKHRDRHSDGPPRHHKDEPKPAARDKDNPPNALRDKSRDESLKLSETKPKEKFKENPEKEKGDSVKVGNGNDKPPAARDQGKRDARPREKLLGDGDLMMTSFERMLSQKDLEVEERHKRHKERMKQMEKMRHRSGDPKLKDRAKPAEDVRKKGLDVPARRPLVPDPAPKDKRPKEPALAPPAADGKPPLGPAGDARDWLAGPHAKEALPASPRPDQGRPTGVPTPASVVSCPSYEEAMHTPRTPSCSADDYSDLIFDCADPQPVSSTSASACSPSFFDRFSVAASGISETASQTPTRPLCTSLYRSVSVDIRRTPEEEFSTGDKLFRQQSVPTASTYGSPGQRLEDKAPVPPGPAEKFACLSPGYYSPDYGIPSPKADALHCPPAAVVNVTPSPEGAFSGLQAKSPPSHRDELLAPSMEGALPPDLGIPLDATEDQQATAAIIPPEPSYLEPLDEGPFSTVITEDPVEWAHPAASEQALSCSLIGGAPENPVSWPVGPDLLLKSPQRLPESPQHFCPTEALHPAAPGPFGAPEPPYPGSPDSYPLSATEPGLEGAKGDVVDTVPAAVPAPEEPAPFAPPSRLEPFFTNCKPLPDAPPDAAPEPACLATVTQVEALAPMENNFLENGHDLSALGQVEAVPWPDGFPNSEDDLDLGPFSLPELPLQAKDVSDVETEPVEETPLGPPENTPAGPPVVPNGGDVPAAAAEEQPALPPDQAAPRLPAEPEPEPPEEPKPDVMLETTVEAGVTSEGRVPPEDSDSSLGPAPPAPQRHPAGSGDEAEGRDPPAASHGTPDAAVVAAAAAAAAAADGSAQAHVEDGAGPEGPVGGIQPEASEPEPKPAVEAPKAPKVEEIPQRMTRNRAQMLANQSKQSSPPADKEPAPAPPPRAKGRCCEEDDPQAQHPRKRRFQRSSQQLQQQMNTSTQQTREVIQQTLAAIVDAIKLDDIEPYHSDRSNPYFEYLQIRKKIEEKRKILCYITPQAPQCYAEYVTYTGSYLLDGKPLSKLHIPVIAPPPSLAEPLKELFKQQEAVRGKLRLQHSIEREKLIVSCEQEILRVHCRAARTIANQAVPFSACTMLLDSEVYNMPLESQGDENKSVRDRFNARQFISWLQDVDDKYDRMKTCLLMRQQHEAAALNAVQRMEWQLKAQELDPAGHKALCVHEVPSFYVPMVDVNDDFVLLPA, translated from the exons AGAAGCAGGGTCCTGAGCGCAAGAGGATTAAGAAGGAGCCCGTCACCCGGAAGGCCGGGCTGCTGTTTGGCATGGGGCTGTCTGGGATCCGAGCCGGCTACCCCCTCTCCGAGCGCCAGCAGGTGGCTCTCCTCATGCAGATGACTGCCGAGGAGTCCGCCAACAGCCCAG ACACGACACCAAAGCACCCCTCCCAGTCGACAGTGTGTCAGAAGGGGACGCCGAACTCCGCCtcgaaaaccaaagacaaagtgAACAAGCGGAACGAGCGCGGAGAGACCCGCCTGCACCGCGCGGCCATCCGCGGGGACGCCCGGCGCATCAAGGAGCTCATCGGCGAGGGCGCGGACGTCAACGTCAAGGACTTTGCAG GCTGGACAGCACTGCACGAGGCGTGTAACCGGGGCTACTACGACGTCGCCAAGCAGCTGCTGGCCGCGGGGGCAGAGGTGAACACCAAGGGCCTGGACGACGACACCCCCCTGCACGACGCCGCGAACAACGGGCACTACAAG GTGGTGAAGCTGTTGTTGCGGTATGGCGGGAACCCTCAGCAAAGCAACAGAAAAGGCGAGACGCCGCTGAAGGTGGCCAACTCCCCGACCATGGTGAATCTCCTGTTGGGCAAGGGGACCTACACGTCCAGCGAGGAGAGCTCGACCG CAGAGAGCTCAGAGGAGGAAGACGCCCCATCGTTCGCACCTTCTAGTTCGGTTGACGGCAATAACACAGACTCTGAATTTGAAAAAGGCCTGAAGCACAAGGCTAAGAATCCAGAGCCCCAGAAAACTGTGACCCCCGTCAAGGATGAGTACGAGTTTGACGAGGATGACGAGCAGGACAGAGTCCCTCCAGTGGACGACAAACACTTACTGAAAAAGGattacagaaaagaaactaaatcaaatagttttatttctatacccaaaatggaagtgaaaagttACACTAAAAATAACACGATTGCACCAAAGAAAGCGGCTCATCGCATCCTGTCAGACACGTCAGACGAGGAGGACGTCGGGGTCACTGTGGGGACAGGAGAGAAGCTGAGGCTCTCGGCACACGCGATACTGCCCGGTAACAAGACGCGGGAACCTTCCAATtccaagcagcagaaagagaaaaataaagtgaaaaagaagcGGAAGAAGGAGACAAAAGGCAAGGAAGTGCGGTTTGGGAAAAGGAACGACAAGTTCTGCTCCTCCGAGTCGGAGAGCGAGTCCTCGGAGAGCGGGGAGGACGACGGGGACTCGGTGGGGAGCTCTGGCTGCCTCAAGGAGTCCCCACTGGTGCTGAAGGACCCGTCCCTGTTCAGCTCTCTGTCCGCCTCCTCCACCTCGTCTCACGGGAGCTCTGCCGCCCAGAAGCATAACCCCGGCCACGCGGACCAGCACGCCAGGCACTGGCGGACAGACAATTGGAAAAGCATCTCTTCTCCCGCCTGGTCAGAGGTCAGCTCTCTGTCAGACTCCACGAGGACGAGACTGACGAGCGAGTCTGACTGCTCCTCCGAGGGCTCCAGCGTGGAGTCGCTGAAGCCCGTGAGGAAGAAGCCGGAGCACAGGAAGCGGGGCGGCCTGCAGAGCACGCTGTCGGAGAAGAAGAACTCTTTCCACGCCAGCGTGGACGGCGCCATTCCCAAGCTGGACAAGGAGGGCAAGGTCgtcaagaaacacaaaacaaaacacaaacacaaaaacaaggagaaagggCTGTGCTCCGTCGGTCAGGAACTCAAGTTGAAAAGCTTCACTTACGAGTATGAGGACTCCAAGCAGCGGCCGGAGAAGGCCATACTTCTGGACGGCGACGTTCCCAGCGAGGGCAAGCTGAAGGCCTTGAAGCACGACCGGGACCACTTCAGGAAGGACGAGCGGCTCGGCAAGGTGAAGTCGGAAGACAGGGAATGGCTCTTCAAAGAGGAGGTGGTCAAGGTTTCCAAAGACGAGAAGGCCCTGAAGAGAATCAAAGATGTGAGCAGGTCTTTCCGAGAAGACAAAGACCGTGGGagtaaagcagaaaaagagaaactggTGAAGGAAAAGTCTCCCAAAGAGGAACGACTGAGGCTCtacaaagaggaaaggaagaaaaagtccaAAGACAGGCCCGCCAAGCTAGAGAAGAAGAATGATTGCAAGGAGGACAGGATTccaaaggagaaggagaaggctttcaaagaagaaaaagacaaactgaaaaaagaaaaagtctacaGGGAAGACTCTTCCGCTTTCGATGAATATTGTAACAAGAGTCAGTTTCTGGAGAACGAAGACACCAAGTTCAGCCTTTCTGACGACCAGCAGGATCGGTGGTTCTCGGACTTGTCCGATTCGTCCTTTGATTTCAAAGGGGACGACAGTTGGGATTCTCCAGTGACGGACTACAGGGATGTTAAAAGTGACCCCGTGGCCAGACTGATCCTGGAGACCGTGAAGGAGGACAGCAAGGAAAAGAAGCGGGAGGGCAAGGGCCGTGAGAAGCGGGACTACGGGGACAGGCGCAGCGACAGGGATGCCTTCTTCCGGAAGAAGGACAGAGACTGTCGGGACAAGAGCTCCGAGAGGAGGAAGGATCAGGCAGACAAGCATAAGGGCGTCCCCGGCTGCCTTCCCGACAAGGACAAAAAGCGGAGGGAGTCCGCCGAGGGCGGGCGGGACAGGAAGGACGCCCTCGAGGCCGCCAAGGAGCGGAAGGATGGCAGGCCCAAGCCCGAGGAGGCCCACCGGGAGGAGCCGAAGGAGCTGGCTGGCGAGGCCGGCTTCAAGGACAGGCCCGACTGTGACTTTGGGAAGGGCCCCGAGCCCTGGGAGAGGCTCCACGCGGCAAGGgacaaggagaagaaggaaagggggaaattagagaaatacaaagataagtCCGGTGACAGAGATAAAAGCGAAAAGTCTGTCCTCGAGAAATGTCAGAAGGACAAGGAGTTTGATAAATGCTTTAAAGAGAAGAAGGATCCCAAGGAGAAGCATAAGGACAAGGAGAGAAAGGCGTCTCTTGACCAGgtgaaagaaaagagggagaagaattTCCCTGGTCTTCTCTCCGAGGACTTCCCTGAAAAAAAAGACGAGAAGAAGGGTAAAGAGAAGAGCTGGTACATCGCCGACATATTCACAGACGAAAGCGAGGACGAGAAGGACGAGTTCGCGGCCAGCGGGCTCCGACTCGGGGACGCCGGGGACGCGCCGCGGGCGGACGGCCCCCAGGACACCGACCGGCACCGGAAGCACTCTGCCGACCGGCAGCAcgcagagaagcagaaagatcGAGAGCTccgagaaaagaaaaaggagaagggagcCGCGGAAGGGgcgaaagacaagaaagaaaaggtccTGGAGAAGCACAAGGACAAGAAGGACAAAGAGGGTGCGGACAAGTACAAGGACAGGAAGGACCGCACCTCGGCCGACCCCAcccaggaaaagaagaacaagcaGAAGCCTCCCGAGAAGCTGGAGCGGAAGCCCTCCGCGGAGGACAAGGCCAGGAGCAGGCACCGCGAGAGGCCGGACCGGGAGCACTGCCGGGACAGGAAGGTGTCGAGGAGCGCCGAGGCGGAGAAGAGCCTGctggagaggctggaggaggaggcccTGCACGCGTACCGGGAGGACTCCAACGACAAGGCCAGCGAGGTGTCCTCGGACAGCTTCACCGACCGCGGGCAGGAGCCCGGCCTGAGCGCCCTCCTAGAGGTGTCCTTCACGGAGCCCCCAGAGGAGAaggtcaaggagagagagaggcacagacacTCTTCGTCCTCGTCCAAGAAAAGCCACGATCGGGAGAGAGTCCGGAAAGACAAGTGTGAGAAGAGAGACAAGAGCGACGATTACAAGGACACGGGCAGCAGGAAGGACCCCGGCCAGTACGACAAGGACTTCTCAGACGCCGACGCTTACGGGATCCCTTACGGCGCCAAAGCGGACGTAGAGGACGAGCTAGATAAAACCATTGAGTTGTTCGCCgctgaaaagaaagataaaaatgattcCGAGAGAGAGCCTTCCAAGAAAGCGGACAAGGAGCTGAAGCCTTATGGCTGTGGTGCCGCCGGTGCCCTCAAGGACAAGAGGCGGCGGGAGAGGCACCGCGAGAGGTGGCGGGACGAGCGGGAGAAGCACAGGGACAGGCACAGCGACGGGCCCCCGCGGCACCACAAGGACGAGCCGAAGCCCGCAGCCAGAGACAAGGACAACCCTCCAAACGCACTCAGAGACAAGTCCCGGGACGAGAGCCTGAAGCTCAGCGAGACCAAACCGAAGGAGAAGTTCAAGGAAAACCCGGAGAAGGAAAAGGGTGACTCGGTGAAGGTCGGCAACGGCAACGATAAGCCGCCGGCAGCCAGAGACCAGGGCAAGAGAGATGCCCGGCCCAGAGAGAAGCTTCTGGGCGACGGCGACCTGATGATGACCAGCTTCGAGCGCATGCTGTCCCAGAAGGACCTGGAGGTCGAGGAGCGGCACAAGCGGCACAAGGAGAGGATGAAGCAGATGGAGAAGATGAGGCACCGGTCCGGAGACCCGAAGCTCAAGGACAGGGCGAAGCCCGCTGAGGACGTGCGCAAGAAGGGCCTGGACGTGCCCGCACGGAGGCCGCTGGTGCCGGACCCCGCCCCGAAGGACAAGAGGCCCAAGGAGCCCGCTCTGGCCCCGCCGGCCGCCGACGGCAAGCCCCCTCTGGGGCCGGCCGGGGACGCCAGGGACTGGCTGGCCGGGCCGCACGCGAAAGAGGCGCTGCCCGCCTCCCCGAGGCCGGACCAGGGCCGGCCCACCGGGGTCCCCACGCCCGCGTCCGTGGTGTCGTGCCCCAGCTACGAGGAGGCCATGCACACGCCCAGGACCCCGTCCTGCAGCGCGGACGACTACTCCGACCTCATTTTCGACTGCGCTGACCCCCAGCCCGTCTCCAGCACGTCCGCCAGCGCCTGCTCCCCCTCTTTTTTCGACAGGTTCTCTGTGGCAGCGAGTGGGATTTCGGAAACCGCGAGCCAGACGCCTACGAGGCCGCTGTGCACGAGCCTGTACCGTTCGGTGTCTGTCGATATCCGGAGGACCCCCGAGGAAGAATTCAGCACTGGGGACAAGCTGTTCAGACAGCAGAGCGTCCCCACCGCGTCCACTTATGGCTCGCCAGGGCAGCGCCTGGAGGACAAGGCCCCCGTGCCCCCAGGTCCTGCCGAGAAGTTCGCCTGCTTGTCCCCGGGGTACTACTCCCCGGACTATggcatcccctcccccaaagcGGACGCTCTGCACTGCCCGCCTGCGGCTGTGGTCAATGTCACCCCCTCCCCAGAGGGTGCTTTCTCTGGTTTACAAGCGAAGTCCCCCCCTTCGCACAGAGATGAGCTGTTGGCCCCGTCCATGGAGGGGGCCCTCCCGCCTGACTTGGGCATCCCCCTGGATGCCACGGAGGACCAGCAGGCCACTGCTGCCATCATCCCCCCGGAGCCCAGCTACCTGGAGCCGCTGGACGAGGGCCCCTTCAGCACGGTCATCACAGAGGATCCCGTCGAGTGGGCGCACCCAGCTGCCTCGGAGCAGGCCCTGTCCTGCAGCCTGATTGGGGGCGCCCCCGAGAACCCCGTCAGCTGGCCTGTGGGGCCGGACCTCCTGCTTAAGTCCCCACAGCGCCTCCCAGAGTCCCCGCAGCATTTCTGCCCCACTGAGGCCCTCCACCCTGCTGCCCCGGGGCCCTTCGGCGCCCCAGAGCCCCcttacccaggctcccctgactCATACCCTCTGTCGGCCACCGAGCCTGGACTCGAGGGCGCCAAAGGCGACGTGGTGGACACAGTCCCGGCCGCTGTGCCCGCCCCAGAAGAACCAGccccctttgcccctccttcCAGGCTGGAGCCCTTTTTCACCAACTGCAAACCGCTCCCTGACGCGCCCCCTGACGCGGCCCCGGAGCCTGCGTGTTTGGCCACCGTGACTCAGGTGGAGGCTCTGGCGCCCATGGAGAATAACTTCCTGGAAAATGGGCACGACCTGTCGGCCCTCGGCCAGGTGGAAGCGGTGCCCTGGCCTGACGGCTTCCCCAACTCCGAGGACGACTTGGACCTGGGGCCCTTCTCTCTGCCAGAGCTTCCTCTTCAAGCTAAAGACGTTTCTGATGTCGAAACGGAACCAGTAGAAGAGACTCCCCTTGGCCCTCCGGAAAACACCCCCGCGGGGCCCCCCGTAGTCCCGAATGGCGGGGATGTCCCTGCAGCGGCTGCCGAGGAACAGCCCGCACTGCCTCCCGACCAGGCGGCTCCCCGGCTCCCCGCCGAGCCCGAGCCGGAGCCCCCCGAGGAGCCCAAGCCGGATGTGATGTTGGAGACCACGGTAGAGGCAGGGGTCACGTCAGAGGGGAGGGTCCCCCCCGAGGACTCGGACTCCAGCCTGGGGCCCGCACCGCCAGCCCCGCAGCGGCATCCAGCGGGGAGCGGAGACGAGGCCGAGGGCCGGGACCCCCCGGCCGCGTCCCACGGCACCCCCGACGCCGCCGTCgttgccgccgccgccgccgcggccgccgccgcggATGGCTCGGCACAGGCACACGTGGAGGACGGGGCCGGCCCCGAGGGACCTGTGGGCGGTATCCAGCCCGAAGCTTCAGAACCAGAACCCAAACCCGCGGTCGAAGCCCCGAAGGCGCCCAAGGTGGAGGAGATCCCCCAGCGCATGACGCGGAACCGGGCTCAGATGCTGGCCAACCAGAGCAAGCAGAGCTCGCCGCCCGCCGACAAGGAgcccgcgcccgccccgcccccccgcgcCAAGGGCCGCTGCTGCGAGGAGGACGACCCCCAGGCCCAGCACCCGCGCAAGCGCCGCTTCCAGCGCTCCAGccagcagctgcagcagcagaTGAACACGTCCACGCAGCAGACGCGGGAGGTGATCCAGCAGACGCTGGCCGCCATCGTGGACGCCATCAAGCTGGATGACATCGAGCCGTACCACAGCGACAGGTCCAACCCCTACTTCGAGTACCTGCAGATCAGGAAGAAGATCGAGGAGAAGCGCAAGATTCTCTGCTACATCACGCCGCAGGCGCCCCAGTGCTACGCCGAGTACGTCACCTACACGGGCTCCTACCTCCTGGACGGCAAGCCGCTCAGCAAGCTGCACATCCCCGTG ATcgcgccccctccctccctggcggAGCCCCTGAAGGAGCTGTTCAAGCAGCAGGAGGCCGTGAGGGGGAAGCTGCGGCTGCAGCACAGCATCGAGCGG GAAAAGCTCATAGTCTCCTGCGAGCAGGAGATCCTGCGGGTTCACTGCCGGGCGGCGAGAACCATCGCGAACCAGGCGGTGCCGTTCAGCGCCTGCACCATGCTGCTGGACTCCGAGGTCTACAACATGCCTCTGGAGAGTCAG GGCGACGAGAACAAGTCCGTGCGCGACCGGTTCAATGCGCGCCAGTTCATCTCGTGGCTCCAGGACGTGGACGACAAGTACGACCGCATGAAG ACGTGTCTCCTGATGCGGCAGCAGCACGAGGCCGCGGCCCTGAACGCCGTGCAGCGGATGGAGTGGCAGCTGAAGGCCCAGGAGCTGGACCCCGCCGGGCACAAGGCGCTGTGTGTGCACGAGGTGCCCTCCTTCTACGTGCCCATGGTCGACGTCAACGACGACTTCGTGCTTCTGCCGGCCTGA